The stretch of DNA tctctctctatatatatatatatatatatatatatatatatatatatatatatatatatatatatatatatatatatatatatagttaggttcttgtgagttttgtttcttatggtgagttgtgagtttgtgcttggaaatcttaaccactagattatattagagatgaatggccaagattTAATCTTACCTGTTATATAaaatcactgtcatttacttattttctcttttttctagtgctactctttttttttactttaatttttttttatctccttttttttacctcgtgttattatgttttttttttacgactttgtttttttttctcttatgtttttctctaattttctcatcatgttaccttttttttctttttctttttgtaccaattttttttactcttattttttttttacctcgtgttattatgctgttattgtgcttttttttttactttgattttttacgactttgattttttttttttttaccacatgttattgtgcttttattgttattccgctattattgtgatgttattcttctatcactttgattttttttttttatgactttgatttttttttcttttttttaccacgtgttattgttctgttattctactgttattgtgatgttattccggtgtcactttgatttttttactcttttttttactgcatgttattgtgctgttctggtgttattgtgatgttaatctggtgtcacttagattttttttactacttagatttttttactctttttttaccacgtgttattgtgctgttattctggtggtattgttattctggtgttattgtgatgttattccggtgtcactttgattttttttactacttttgagtttttttactttttttctatcacatgttattgtgctgttattctggtgttattgttattctggtgttattgtgatgttattccggtgtcactttgattttttttactactttgattttttcactctttttttaccacgtgttattgtgctgttattctggtgttattgtgatgttattccggtgtcactttgattttttttactactttgattttttttactctttttttatcacgtgttattgtgctgttattctggtgttattgttactactttgattttttttatcacttgttatcCAGTGTTACTCCTATGTTCTCCCGATTTTACCACGTGTTACTTAGGTGTTATTAtactgttattgtgttgttactccggtgttattatgttgttattgtgttgttactcCGGTGTTATTCTGGTATTATTGTACTGTTACTCTGGTATTATTGTGCTGTTAGATTAGATAAGAACGTCTTTTTATACGAGAACATTCAAAATTAAGTAGGAGTATTTAAACAACTTGTAACCTTTTTGGTTACTTGATTTTGGAGGTTTAAATGAGTCTATCtagtcaataataataataaaaaaaaacagtcCATAATTAGCAAGCATGAAAGATCCAGTCATCAATTCCATTTCCCTTTGAGCATTACTTGTACAGTTTTACACTTGTAATCATAAATTTTCCTGCCTAAATATGGGAGTGAAAAAGTACAATCGCATGAGACTTAACAAACAAGTTCTAGTAAGGATAAGAGCTTGGAAAGTTTAATTTGAAGGTCATGCTTATCAGATGATAAGTACCCACTACTAAGCAATTAAGCTGTAGTTTGTAAGCCAAAAAAGCAATCTAATTCGTCAATAAATATAATAGCAGTCTCTAGTTTGTAAGCCAAGCTGAACAATGCAGCAACTGTCAAAATTTGAAGTGTCAACAACTACAGTATAGGTAATCTGTGACACTATGAGAGGAGATAGAGGGATGATCTAGTTAAGAATGTTATTACAAAACTGCGACTTTAAAATGACAAAACTGACATGTCCAGCGTTGACCCGATACAAACCAAAAGGCAACCTTAACCACCAGAAATGCCAGATTGTTTGTAATTCACACTATCTCATAGAAATACAAACACAATTAGTTATCGAAACAAGCGATTTTAACCTACACAACCAGTAACCAAGACATCATCCTACCAATTATTGGAAAATAACAATTCATCTGAGTAGTGCAACTAAATTAACACGACAATTCACAGATAAATTAACACGACAATTAATTCACACTATTGCACATGCAGCTGCTTTCTGAAGATCGGATCGTGTTTATCATTGTCCGAGTGTTGAAGTCATCTGTGCTCTGAAAGTCACTAAATTAACACGACATTTCAAAGCACACTACAATCATCAACATAATTCAGTATATGGATATCAAATAAACCAACAATTATTTCtccataataacaaaaaaacaaactttACACAATCATCATTCTCGACGCGAATTGAGACACAATAATCACTAATCTAAAACCCGACAATGCATTAATTGTTAAAGCGAACTCTAATCAATTAAACATCAGCAGAAAGAACGAAATTTACAAACAATTTCAACAAAAGAATATGAGATCTGAATCGAACAGATGGATTCACAATTAAATTTTGAACACAATTAGTGATTCATCTCGAATTCACGATGTTGCTACATACGGTGACATTATCTGaaacgatgatgatgatggagaggTTTGATTTTGAGAAGATGTTGGCCGCGGTGGAGAAGTATTTGgatcaatttttttaatttttagttttTGAAAGAAAGGAGATGTCAGGtctttatttgtatgttgtttttAGTTCAATCTTAGCTATTTATTCCCTCTTAactaatggctgagattttccaaactcacaactcaccataagaaccaaactcacgagatctcgcctctctctctctctctctctctctctctctctctctatatatatatatatatatatatatatatatatataattaggttcAACTAAGTCCACCTTACTAACTTAAGTCCATGAGTCCTTTTTTAAGCCATTAGATCTCATATAATAAATGGCTAAGATTAAACAAAATAAACACACTAATCCACCCACTGACATTAAATTAAATGAATTCAATCTCCCCAATTTCCAATCACCTACTATTCTCAATGTCCGTATTTATTTTCCTGTTTACTCACAAAACAAATTACCCTTATTCACTTTCATCCCTACCAAACCTACTCTCATCTCcacaaacactacacaaaatCACTCTGATCAGGGTCCTCCCTTCTGTTTATAATCCCTAATCACTACCAACACCAAGATTCGTCATTCCTTCTGCTTCTCTGTTAGAAATGGAGAGGGGATGAATTCATAAAAGATAATTGTTATTCAGTTGTGTGATTGATATCAATAGAATGATCGGTATTTATAATACCGTACAGGAAACCTAAGCGTATCAAAACCCTAGACAATATCCGGCCCTAATGGGCCTAGtatcctaataccctcccgcaatcgtaaaggcagtatATAATACGAACTTTGCGATTGGAGAAATACaagaaaaacataagaaaaaaCATTCTTCGTCAACTTCTCCATCTTCATTTTTCATCTTCATTTCCGCAAGAATGGCAAGATAAACGAGTATAAACTCGTCAGCATATTTcttcgaacaagaacgttaagCTTTTCGAACTTATCGAAAGTATGAGTTAATTTGCAGGAACCCTAATCGAACCTGACAAATATCAGTAAAacggaaaattatccgtcaatttcaaGATCTGGAGAACGTTTATTTTTTCGGACTCCAAATAAATCAAGTGCCACCTTAAACGACGTTGAATGATTTTAATCGGATTTCGAAGAGAAgaggatttttttttcttttgttttctctcGGCTAAAAGGGTGGTTTATATTATCTATTATCAAATCCCACGCCACAGCCAAAGTATTGATTTTCATCTTCACAGAAACTTTAGGAAGTGTCTTGAAAAGATCATGTTTTACGCAAATTGAAAAGCATGGTTTGGGCAATAAAAGTATGAGTTGCACTAAACCATCAAACATCAGGCCGTTTAGTATCCTGAGAGTAAAGGCCTCGAAAAACGacaataaaatttttttttttcatataaaaaactaaaaaaaacaaCGGATCATGACGAAAAAATCCCACCGGAGGGCACCATAATTCATTAGTCCCTCCGGCAGGGCAGCGAAAGATCGTTTTTAGGCCTCAAGAgcgtgaggctctgataccatgttagaaATGGAGAGGGGATGAATTCATAAAAGATAATGGTTATTCAGTTGTGTGATTGATATCAATAGAATGATCGGTATTTATAATACCGTACAGGAAACCTAAGCGTATCAAAACCCTAGACAATATCCGGTCCTAATGGGCCTAGTATCCTAATATTCTCTTCTCCATTTTTGCTCCGGCCACCAACATCCTCGCTTCATCCGTATCCGACGACTGTCCAGATCTGGTGTCATGGTCGTCGCTTTTTGATCGACGCGCGACCATTCCTTAGTTAACCAAAAACTCCCTAGTTGTCGGTGCATCGTGATCGACGGCCTCCGTTACCAATCTTCAATTGCCACCAAAGAAGATAATTGGGTTTAAGGTAATTACTTTGTGACTCGTATGTATTTTTTCAGCAAATCTCCACAATTTTACGCACACCACCATTCCATCAAATGTACTCATATAATGCCAATTTTACCCAATATTTTACGGCCTCCGTTTTCAAATGTACTCATATAATTGTATCCATTTTTGATGTTTTGGGTTATGGCAGTACTATAGTCTAACAAACTTTTGGGTGTATCACAAGGAACATTAACTTTTGTGCATTTTGTCAAACTTCATATCTAAATATCCTTATATAATGTGTTTGATGATTTAATATCAATTTATTTGAAAATTAACACTTGTCCCAGTTTGTGTGTCCTTAGAAATGTGCTCAACACACAAATTGGTAAACATTTGACATCAAGCACTGGAACAATTCTTTGAAATGCAGAAACTGTTTAATCCAGCTTGCcgaatttgtgttttttttagtTCCAATACAAAATCATGTTAATCAATTTTATTATGCCTCTAATGTATTAATTCTAATTTTTTTCTCTGATTGTTTGCTATTTGCAGGAACTTTGTGTTCGGTGGTACGTTGTTGCCAAGAGTAGAAGAGCGAAAGAATTATGTTGGAGATAACTTCAAACTAATATCGTGTAACTGCAAATTGTTAAATGTGTAACTTTACGTCCCTATAGTGTAACTTTATGTCAGTATactacttcctccatttcattcaATTCCATACATTTGCCTTTTTGAACACTATTCACAAGTAGGGAGAAATTTCGATACAACTTCAAATATATAGcataaaatatagtcatgtgagatcttgttttaaTTATCTTACCGAGTACATTGTAAATAACAATTTTTTACAATTTTTACtaatatgtaactaaagatatgaacaaaagaaaacgagCATTGATATACGTAAATAAAGCAAATGTATGGAATTGAATGAAATTGAGGAAGTATGTAACTACGTCTACAAGTTTGGACGGTTCGCATTTGTAAATTAGACTAGTAAATATAAGTTTCGATGGTTCACATATGTATAGTTTGTACTAATGTCTGTATCGTGTAACATTAATCAAATATATCGTAGTTTTAATCAAAAGTAGTGTAATTTTAATCAGAAATAATGTAATTTTAAGTAGATATAAAATAACTTTAATtagaaatagtgtaactttaataaaaaaaataatctaACTTTAATCAAAAATAGTGTTACTTTAATCaaaaattgtaactttaatcaGAAATAGTGACACCATTGTTGTTAAAATCGCGATCCGGATCGTAGGAtcatacgatcctacgatccaaaAAGTGGAAAACGATTCAAATCGTCGTAGGATCGTTTTGGTGGTAGGATCGATCTGACAGATCGTTCGGGATCGGGGATCGGTCGAGATCGTGACAGATCGTGTAGGATCGATGGTAGGATCGTTCAGGATCGTAAAATGCTTTTTTTGTGTTAGAAATTTGTGACTTGGTTGTTCTTCTATACTTACAACTCTAAATTAAAGGTATATGTAatatattaatatgattattaaGACTTTCATGTCATGAAATAAATTTTTAACATTATACATCACATATTATACCAAATTGTTTACATAAACTTGTTTATCCAAGCtatttgtaggatcttacgatcctacgattcgaTCCTGCGATCCGATCCTACCACCCCTCTTCGATCCAAAGTAGGAtctcgatcctgacaacattgagTGACACTTTAAtaaaaatagtgtaactttaatcataaatagtgtaactttgaCATTATATGGTGAACCTTTAATCAGAAATAGTGTAACTTTGACATTATATGGTGAAACTTTAATCAGAAATAGTGGAACTTATAACAGTAGGTAGATATGGTGGAACTTTAATCAGAAATTGTGTAACTTTGATCAAATATGGTCTAACTTTAATgaaaaatagtgtaactttaatcagaAATAATGTAACTTTAAGTAGATATGGTGAAACTTTAATcagaaatagtgtaactttaatcatataTGGTGTAACTTTAATCAAAACTAGTGTAAATTTTAAGCATatatagtgtaactttaatcatatatggtgtaactttaataaaaaatagtgtaactttaataacaAAACAGTGTAACTTCAATTGATAGTGTGTAAAATCAACTATATGAGTaaattcattaattaatttaaAGTAGATGTGACGTAAATTGAGTACAACTTTAAGCGGATATGAgcaaattgattaattaaattcaaGTAGATATGGTGTAACTTCAATTATTAATGTGTAAATTCAAGTATATAAgcaaattgattaattaaattcaaGTAGATATAATGTAAatgcaaattaattaattaacttcaAGTAGATACCGTGTAATTTTAATTCAATAAAGGTGTAACTTTAAATTGCTATTGTGaaacttcaaattaatattattttgAAGGTAACTTCACGCTAATACCGTgtaactttaattcaataaaggtgtaattttaaatcGATATTGTGTAACTTTAAATTAATTTTACTTTGAAGGAAATTTCAAGCTAATGCCATGTAACTTTAACTCAATAAATGTGTAACTTCAAATTGATATTGTGTAACTTCAAATTGATATTGTGTAACTTCAAGTATAtgagtaaattaattaattaattaatatcgAGTAGATAAGGTGTAATTTCAAGTATATGATGTAACTCCCAATTCACGAAGTGGTACTGAATATTTCAGAAACTCAATAGTATTTAAAAATATTACCATTGTAACGAGattgaaaaaataataaaattaggcTTTTAtttcgccttaatcggagtccGGATGAAGATTTACGGAACTTTTTTTAAAGCCGCTTTTAATTTACGCGGGTATGAAATTTCAGATTATAAACGTTAATTTGACATTTGAAATGGGAATAACCAGTTAATGAAAAAGAGAATGTAATTAATAGATTAATTGGAAGTAACAACTAGGAGAGATAAAAGTCAATAGATCATTAATTACTAGTGGGTGGATGTGTTTTTTCTTTTAATCACAACCATCAATTTTATAAGTTCACAACAATCTGTTTAAATTAGGACTTAAGAACTTAATTTTTTTAATCACAACCATCAATAATATGAACTGAGATTATTGAACTAGGAAAGTATACAAAGAACAGTAAGTGAAACTCCCATGGAAATACGCATAGCTCCTTCATGTGGGCAATGGATATAAATATTCTCAGGACATTTCTACAACTTTGAACTTTGAATTAATCAGTTGAAACAATTTGGAACATCTTACGAAACCCCTTTTGTTGATATTTGAACATCAAATTTCATGCCAATAAAGTTACAGTTTTcatccctcttttttttttttttttgacaaaaccTCAGTTTTATGTGTGGGGGTTTTCTTTTCACCCCCTGATAAATCACTGTGCCTACTTACTAAATCTGGACATCCAAAGAATGCTTAAGATCTCCAATATGTAGTTGATGAACTCCAAGGGCAACCTTACGGTTCCCTACTTCGTCGACTACACTCAAATGCTTACAAACATCCACATTAAACTTGACAATGCTTTCTGTATTCTTGTCCAAGAAAATCTTCTCGAATCCAACCAAGTGTTTCTGCGGTGCATTGTGCACCGAGGGGGGAGTTGAGAATAGGAAAATTGTGTGGGCCCCTCCCATGCTCCCGTTATTCCTGACCCTCAACTGGACATCAAATTCTAGGTTCTGACAATGGTCTCCTACGGTTTCGACTGACTTGCAGGTAGAAGACCTGCACGAATGATATTCCTGCAAGGGAATAGAGACTTGTGTAGGTGCCTTGACTAGGTTGTGGGTGAAGTCTGAGTAACTTATCCCATCCCCGAAACAGAAGACTGTTTCCCCTTTGTAGAACCTGTAGCTTCTACCTGGGTACCCGGTTGTCGGGTCGGGTCTCATGTTCATGTTTGTCATCGGCACCTTTTCTGCGTATGATTGAGGGTACCATGTCATCGGAAGTCGTCCGCCTGCAGGAAATAAAGTAACTAATGTGTCAATTTTCTTTTATTGATCTAGGCTAAAGCTCTACAATGAACATTTTAAGAATAACGGGTTTTGGAGTCGGGTCAATGAGTACCAGAATAATGTTGTGATTGCTATAtttggaagaaataaataaatgtgaAACTAGAATATCGAAGGAGACTCACTTGGATTGAAAGCACCAAAGATAACATCAGCAAGAGCAGAACCACCAGCTTGACCAGGGTAACCAACCCACAAAATACTAGTGATCTTATCATTGTTTTTGGCAAATGTTATGTCCATACCACCTCCTGACATTACTACCAGAATCACAGGTCCCTTGGAAACATTTGCAATCTCTGAAACCAGTAGAGGTTGCTGACCTGGAAGGTATAGATCCACTCTGTCCCTGCTCTCTGCCTCAATTGATTGGTCAGCACCCACGATTAACACGGTGGCGTCAGACGTGGCAGCAATCTGTTTTGCTTGATCCACCTGGGCAGTAGCACACGCTACGTTGGCGCAGCCTGCCTGGTAAGTTGTTGCTGTGTAGGCTGAGAGGCCTTGCAGAGGAGTTGTGTACTTGCAAGGAATGCCTGCCAAAATGCTTAATACTTCAGAAAGAACATTGATGTAGCAAGAGATAGAGAGCTAGAGACAGTCCTAAATGGAAGTAGGGCAATATTATTAGTAGGGTATCATACATCACAAACTATGAGAACTCGTATAAGAGTCTTAAGAGTTAAGACATGAAACCCGACCTTAACCTTATTGTTAGATAGTCTGATTTGAGAGTTTCTCAAAATGAATATCGTACGATTGACCACCCTTCATTGTTCAGTCACGACTTTATTAGTGCGTAATAAGGAAACTAGACACTAGACAGTAGTGTAGGTTACCTTCATAGTTTCCAATCATGGTCTTGGTGACATTAGCATTAGGTCCAATGACAGCCAAAGACTTAATGGTGGTGGCCGAGAATGGCAAACTCCCAGCATTGTTCTTAAGTAGAACAACGCCTTGTCTTGCAGCATCCAAAGCTAATTCTTGGTTTTCTGATGAGCAAACATCTTTGGCACCAAGGCTTCCATAAAGCCTCGTGCTCGGGTTCCCATCGAAGAAACCAAGCCTCATGAGTGTAGCAAAGTTGTTAGAGATAGGTTTGTTGATATCAGATTCTTTCAGAAGTCCATTCTGTACTGCAGCTTGGGTGTGTTTCCCCATAAAGTATCCACAGTTCAGATCCACACCTGCTCAGAATATTTTATCAATCAAACATAGACATGATTATGTTTTCCCTATGTTACTTAGACTCGACCAAGTGTTAATGATGTTTCATTAGCCAAATATAGACAAAGTGAAGTGCCAAAGTAACAGAAATTTGACGCACCTGCCAATATGGCATCTGCTGCAGCTTCTTCTGGGGTTTTAGTGTAGTGTTGGTCATTAAACAACACTTCTACAGAATCACAATCTGTAACAATGTAACTGCCAAAGAAAATACGTCAAAGATGATCATTCAGATAATATATACTGTACACGACTACCCAAACGAGGCAATCTCGCACAATTATTTTGTGAGACTGCTCCATTTATCCATAAATAAGTATGGACTATGGAGTAATATCTATCTAATCAATATGGTTTTAATCAATCAATGGGTAAGTGAGTTTATCTCACAGTCCTAATGATTCAGATACCAACTCCTTTATGTGTGATAAAAGTGCTCTCTTATCTGGTCTGATCTATTGGTGATGGCGAGTTTGTTAGTTTTTGAATTGGGAAGATAATCGGACTACTCGTGGTCGCAACGACTCTCTTAACTGGTCACAATGATGAAGGTAGGCAAATTGAATAGATGAGGCATGTACCCATTCAATTTCCACTCCCCCCGGATAACTCCAGAGAGAAGGTCAGGGTCAGCACAAGTAGGTTTGCCATTGACTTGGTTGTAGGAGCACATAACACTAGCAACATTCCCATCTACAACACAACTCTTGAATGGAGGTTGGTATGTATCATCCAAGTCCTGCTGTGTCACCTGTACCGTATCGTAGGTGCAGCCAATAATGCTTAGATAAATA from Silene latifolia isolate original U9 population chromosome 10, ASM4854445v1, whole genome shotgun sequence encodes:
- the LOC141605677 gene encoding beta-xylosidase/alpha-L-arabinofuranosidase 2-like encodes the protein MGSLQNRATKSCSVSLPCFYTILLITLHTLHLPTASGQSPTFACDTTTNASVGNLGFCDTSKSIEDRVGDLVGRLTLEEKIGYLRSGAVSVDRLGIPKYEWWSEALHGVSNVGPGTRFANPVPAATSFPQVITTAASFNVTLFQAIGKVVSNEARAMYNLGLAGLTYWSPNVNIFRDPRWGRGQETPGEDPLLSSKYGSSYVKGLQQTDDADPKKLKVAACCKHYTAYDVDNWKGVDRYHFNAIVTQQDLDDTYQPPFKSCVVDGNVASVMCSYNQVNGKPTCADPDLLSGVIRGEWKLNGYIVTDCDSVEVLFNDQHYTKTPEEAAADAILAGVDLNCGYFMGKHTQAAVQNGLLKESDINKPISNNFATLMRLGFFDGNPSTRLYGSLGAKDVCSSENQELALDAARQGVVLLKNNAGSLPFSATTIKSLAVIGPNANVTKTMIGNYEGIPCKYTTPLQGLSAYTATTYQAGCANVACATAQVDQAKQIAATSDATVLIVGADQSIEAESRDRVDLYLPGQQPLLVSEIANVSKGPVILVVMSGGGMDITFAKNNDKITSILWVGYPGQAGGSALADVIFGAFNPSGRLPMTWYPQSYAEKVPMTNMNMRPDPTTGYPGRSYRFYKGETVFCFGDGISYSDFTHNLVKAPTQVSIPLQEYHSCRSSTCKSVETVGDHCQNLEFDVQLRVRNNGSMGGAHTIFLFSTPPSVHNAPQKHLVGFEKIFLDKNTESIVKFNVDVCKHLSVVDEVGNRKVALGVHQLHIGDLKHSLDVQI